GGGGGCGCGCCTTCGAGATACTCCTTAAGCCAGTTATAGCTGAAAAGCATTCTCTTACCTTTTAGGCTGCTGAAAAACCCTTGAATGCGTCGTGAGCTTTTTCCGCAGCCTGAATGATATTTTGAGTCAACTTATCTATGTAAGATATTGATTCGGAAAGGAAATACCCGGACTAAAACTGCTCCAGGAACCTCATGTCGTTCTCGAAGAGGAGCCTCAAATCGCCGATTCCGAATTTCAGCATAGCGACCCTCTCCACGCCCAAACCGAAGGCAAAGCCGGTGTATTCCTCCGGGTCGTAGCCCACGGCCCTGAAGACGTTCGGGTGTATCATCCCCGCGCCCAGTATCTCGAGCCAGCCCGTACCCTTGCAGACCCTGCAGCCGTTGCCGCCGCAGATGACGCACCTTATGTCCACCTCCGCGCCGGGCTCGACGAACGGGAAGAAGCTCGGGCGGAACCTTACGGCTGTCTGGCCGAAGAGCCTTTCGAGGAAGAGCGTAAGCACTGCTTTCAAATTTGCGAATGATATGTCCCTGTCCACCATAAAACCCTCTATCTGGTGGAACATCGGGGAATGTGTAAGGTCGGAGTCCCTGCGGTATACCGTGCCGGGGGCGATCACCCTCAATGGCGGACGGCACTTCTCCATGACCCGTATCTGGACCGGGGACGTATGTGTGCGGAGCACCACCTCGTCCGAGACGAAGAAGGTGTCCTGCATATCCCTTGCGGGATGGTCCTTGGGGAAGTTCAGGGCCTCGAAGTTGTAGTAATCGAGCTCGACCTCAGGGCCCTCGGCTATGTCGAAGCCCAGGCCCGTGAAGATGTCCTCGATCTCGTCGGTTATCTGGGTTACGGGATGGAGCTTTCCGGGGCGGATGAACCTGCCGGGAAGGGTTATGTCGACCCGTTCCTTTTCGAGCCTTTCCCTCTTCTCGCTTTCATCGAGGGACGAAAGCGCCTTGTCGAAGGCCTCCTCGAGCCGGGTCTTCAAATTGTTGATGGCTTCCCCGGCCTTTTTCCTCTCTTCAGGCGGAAGGGAGCCGAGGCCCTTCAGAAGCTCCGCTACCTCTCCCTTCCTCCCGAGATACCTGTTCCTGGCCTCCCGGAGGGCCTCCCTTTCGGAGGAGGCCCTTGAAAGCTCATCGAGGGCCTCCCTTTCGAGGTCTTCGACTCTCCGGCTCATGCAGCTAGGCTGGTCTTGGCAATCTCGACGACCTTGGTGAAGCCGGCCGGGTCTTTTACGGCCATGTCGGCCAGGGTCTTCCTGTCGATCTCGACGTTTGCCCGGAGAAGCCCGTTCATCAAGCGGCTGTAGGTGATGTCGTTCATCCTGGCCGCCGCGTTTATCCTGGCTATCCAGAGGCTCCTTATCTCCCTCTTCTTGGTCCTCCTGTGCGCGTACGCGTACACGAGGGCCCTGTCCACGGCCTCCGTCGCTATGCGGTAGAGCTTTCCGCGGCCGGCCCTGTAGCCCTTGGCGGCCTTTAGTACCTTCTTCCTCTTCTTCTTGGCGTTGACGCCTCTTTTGACCCTCGGCATAACTGCTCCTTGACTGGTAATTTCATGCGGCGGTGCGATTGCATACCGACCTACGGCCCTGCGCCCGCCTTTATTCGTTATCGGCCCTGCCGCTTTCAAGCAGGGCGAAGCCCCTTAGCCGTAAGGCAGGAGCTTCTTTATCGAGTCCTCGTGCGTGCCGGAGATGAGGTCGGATTTCCTGAGCACCCTCTTGGCCTTGCTGGCCTTGCTCGTGAGGATGTGCCTCATGCCGGATTTCATCCTCTTGACCTTGCCTGTGCCGGTTATCTTGAACCTCTTCGCGGCACCCTTGTTCGTCTTAAGCTTGGGCATTGCCTTCTATTCCTCCTGTGTCCTGGCCCCTGCGTCCTGGGCCGTTTCCGTCTTTACCGGCTTCTCGGCCTTCTGCGGGGCCGGCGCCAATATCATGCTCATGTTCCGGCCCTCGAGCCTGGGCGACGACTCGATGACCGCCAGGTCCTTGACCTCTTCGGCCACCCTCTTGAGCATCCCCATGCCGAGCTCCGTATGCGTTATCTCGCGGCCCCTGAAGATGATGGTGACCTTTACCTTGTCGCCCTCGCTCAGGAACCTCTTTATGTTCCGGAGCTTGAACTGGAAATCGTGCTCCCCGGTCTTGCCCCGGAGCTTCATCTCCTTGATGCTGATGACGGTCTGCTTCTTCTTGGCTTCCTTGGCCTTCTTGCTCGTCTGGTACTTGAACTTGCCGTAGTCCATTATGCGGCAGACCGGCGGGACCGCGGTCGGGGCCACCTCTACGAGGTCGAGCCCGACGCTCTCGGCTGCCGCGAGCGCGTCCCTCGTGGCCATGACCCCGAGCTGGTTGCCCTCGGCGTCAATTACCCTGACCTGCGGGACCCTTATCATCCTGTTTATTCTCGTGGTATCCTTTGCTATGAAAAATCACCCCCTAACTATTTCGGGCCTGTGCTGCTTTAACGCATTGAAAAATCAGTAAGCCGGGAAGCTTCCCTCCCGGTCAGCCCGCCTGAACCGCGGGCCTGTTCTCGGCCTTTATGACAGTAAGGAACTCCTCTATTGTCATCGGCGGAAGAGTTGCCCCTCCCCGGAGTCTCGGGGATACCTGCCTCGACTCGGTCTCCTTGTCGCCTATGACGAGCTGGTAGGGGACCTTCCGTAGCTGCGCCTCTCTCACCTTGAAGCCGAGCTTCTCGTTTCTTATGTCGAGCTCCGCCCTTATGCCCTCGGCCTTGAGCCTCTTATGGACCTCGCCGGCGAAGTCGTCGTTCCTTTCGGTCACGGTCAGGACTATCGCCTGGACCGGCGCGAGCCAGACCGGGAAAGCGCCGGCATAGTGCTCTACAAGGCAGCCGAAGAAACGTTCAAGCGACCCCATGAGCGCCCTGTGTATCATTATGGGCCTGCTCTCGCCGCCATTCTCGTCCCTGTACGTGACGTCGAACCTCTCGGGAAGGTTGAAGTCGACCTGTATGGTCGAGCACTGCCATGCCCTTCCGAGGACATCCTTTATCTTTATGTCTATCTTCGGGCCGTAGAAGACCCCCTCGCCCGGGTCTATGCTGTATTTCAATCCCTGGGATTCGAGCGCGCCCTTAAGGGCGGACTCGGCCTTCGCCCAGTTCTCGAGGCTCCCGACGTACTTCTCGGGCCTGGTGCTCAAGTATATATCAAATTCGCTGAATCCAAAAGAATTTAATACAAAAAGGGTAAATTTCAGGACCCCCTTTATCTCGTCCTCGAGCTGATTCGGGGTCATGAATATGTGCGCGTCGTCCTGGGTGAAGCCCCTGACCCTCAAAAGCCCGTGCAGAGCGCCGGAGCGCTCGTATCTGTATACCGTGCCGAGCTCCGCGTAGCGTATGGGCAGGTCCCTGTAGCTACGGAGCTGGCTCTTGTATATGCTTATGTGGAACGGGCAGTTCATGGGCTTGACTATATAGTCCTGCCCCTCGACGTCCATGGGAGAAAAGAGGCTCTCCCTGTAGAAATCCCAGTGCCCGCTCGTCTTCCAGAGGCCCACCTGCGCTATATGCGGGGTGTATATTATCGAGTAATCGGCCTTTACGTGCTCGGCCTTCCAGAAGTCCTCGATGAGCCTTCTGACTGTAGCGCCGTTCGGGTGCCAGAGGACCAGGCCCGAGCCTATGTCCTCCCCGGTCGAGAAAAGGTCCAGCTCTTTCCCGAGCTTCCTGTGGTCCCTCCTCTTCGCCTCCTCGAGCCTCTCAAGATGCGCCTTAAGGTCCTCTTTCCTGGCGAAGGCCGTGCCGTAGACCCTCTGGAGCATCTTCCTTTTCTCGTCGCCCCTCCAATAGGCCCCGGCGGCGCCGGTGAGCTTAAAGGCCTTTATCCAGCCCGTGGAGGGGAGGTGCGGCCCCCTGCAGAGGTCCACGAAACCCGAGTGCCTGTAAAGGCTCACCTCGCCCTCGGGAAGCTCCCGTATTATCTCTTCCTTGTATATCTCGCCCATTCCGGAGAAGAGCTTCAAGGCCTCTTCCCTGGAAACCGCCTCCCTCGTGAACGGGTGGTCGCCCTTAATTATCTCCCCCATCCTCTTTTCGATCTTCTCGATGTCCTCGGGGGTGAAGGGCCGGTCGACTTCGAAATCGTAGTAGAAGCCGTCCTCGATGGCCGGGCCTATCGCTATCCTGGCCTCTTTATAAAGCGACTTCACGGCCTCTGCCATGACGTGCGCGGCGGAGTGGCGTAGCACCTCAAGACCATCGGGAGAATCGAGAGTCACGGGCTCGACCTTCAGGGCCCCGTTCCCGGATCCGAGAGGGGACTTAAGGTCCTTTGCCGCGCC
This sequence is a window from Deltaproteobacteria bacterium. Protein-coding genes within it:
- the pheS gene encoding phenylalanine--tRNA ligase subunit alpha; amino-acid sequence: MSRRVEDLEREALDELSRASSEREALREARNRYLGRKGEVAELLKGLGSLPPEERKKAGEAINNLKTRLEEAFDKALSSLDESEKRERLEKERVDITLPGRFIRPGKLHPVTQITDEIEDIFTGLGFDIAEGPEVELDYYNFEALNFPKDHPARDMQDTFFVSDEVVLRTHTSPVQIRVMEKCRPPLRVIAPGTVYRRDSDLTHSPMFHQIEGFMVDRDISFANLKAVLTLFLERLFGQTAVRFRPSFFPFVEPGAEVDIRCVICGGNGCRVCKGTGWLEILGAGMIHPNVFRAVGYDPEEYTGFAFGLGVERVAMLKFGIGDLRLLFENDMRFLEQF
- the rplT gene encoding 50S ribosomal protein L20, producing the protein MPRVKRGVNAKKKRKKVLKAAKGYRAGRGKLYRIATEAVDRALVYAYAHRRTKKREIRSLWIARINAAARMNDITYSRLMNGLLRANVEIDRKTLADMAVKDPAGFTKVVEIAKTSLAA
- the rpmI gene encoding 50S ribosomal protein L35 codes for the protein MPKLKTNKGAAKRFKITGTGKVKRMKSGMRHILTSKASKAKRVLRKSDLISGTHEDSIKKLLPYG
- the infC gene encoding translation initiation factor IF-3; translated protein: MAKDTTRINRMIRVPQVRVIDAEGNQLGVMATRDALAAAESVGLDLVEVAPTAVPPVCRIMDYGKFKYQTSKKAKEAKKKQTVISIKEMKLRGKTGEHDFQFKLRNIKRFLSEGDKVKVTIIFRGREITHTELGMGMLKRVAEEVKDLAVIESSPRLEGRNMSMILAPAPQKAEKPVKTETAQDAGARTQEE
- the thrS gene encoding threonine--tRNA ligase, producing the protein MAKVIFPTGDELEFAPEASLFEVLKAHDRDLLKKTVAARVDGAAKDLKSPLGSGNGALKVEPVTLDSPDGLEVLRHSAAHVMAEAVKSLYKEARIAIGPAIEDGFYYDFEVDRPFTPEDIEKIEKRMGEIIKGDHPFTREAVSREEALKLFSGMGEIYKEEIIRELPEGEVSLYRHSGFVDLCRGPHLPSTGWIKAFKLTGAAGAYWRGDEKRKMLQRVYGTAFARKEDLKAHLERLEEAKRRDHRKLGKELDLFSTGEDIGSGLVLWHPNGATVRRLIEDFWKAEHVKADYSIIYTPHIAQVGLWKTSGHWDFYRESLFSPMDVEGQDYIVKPMNCPFHISIYKSQLRSYRDLPIRYAELGTVYRYERSGALHGLLRVRGFTQDDAHIFMTPNQLEDEIKGVLKFTLFVLNSFGFSEFDIYLSTRPEKYVGSLENWAKAESALKGALESQGLKYSIDPGEGVFYGPKIDIKIKDVLGRAWQCSTIQVDFNLPERFDVTYRDENGGESRPIMIHRALMGSLERFFGCLVEHYAGAFPVWLAPVQAIVLTVTERNDDFAGEVHKRLKAEGIRAELDIRNEKLGFKVREAQLRKVPYQLVIGDKETESRQVSPRLRGGATLPPMTIEEFLTVIKAENRPAVQAG